The Acinonyx jubatus isolate Ajub_Pintada_27869175 chromosome D1, VMU_Ajub_asm_v1.0, whole genome shotgun sequence genome includes a window with the following:
- the PATE1 gene encoding prostate and testis expressed protein 1: protein MTGIVQCRMCHLQFPGEKCSRGRGICIVTSEESCTTGRISKKDGTPWLMFMGCLKSCANVGKIKWSVYLVEFRCCRGYDFCNEYL from the exons ATGACAGGAATCGTTCAGTGTAGGATGTGCCACTTGCAGTTTCCAGGAGAGAAGTGTTCCAGAGGCAGAGGAATATGCATTGTAACAAGTGAAGAGTCTTGCACAACTGGCAGGATTTCCAAGA AAGACGGTACTCCATGGTTAATGTTCATGGGCTGCCTGAAGAGCTGTGCTAATGtgggcaaaataaaatggagtgtCTACTTGGTGGAGTTCAGGTGCTGCCGGGGCTATGACTTCTGCAATGAATACCTATAG